The proteins below come from a single Chryseobacterium bernardetii genomic window:
- a CDS encoding cryptochrome/photolyase family protein: MAKTVKHTAQLIFPHQLFEDTDYLDKSEPVFLVEEFLFFRQYSFHKQKIAFHRATMKFYENELKKSGFDVEYIESQSEFSDVRNLLLKLEKEGFKTIKTTDVCDNWLEKRLKETKLKLKILDSLLFINTKEELKEYFEDKKSYHQTDFYKQQRITRNILMKAGKPLGGKWTYDTENRKKYPKNKKAPAIHFPENNQYYEEAKQYTEKYFSKNYGTLTGEQLYPTTFKEAEKWLEQFLENRFLEFGIYEDSIVEREHFLHHSVLSPLMNVGLLTSENVLKKAILFAKENDIPVNSLEGFVRQILGWREFVRGIYIYKGTYQRNRNYWKHKQKLPQSFYTAQTGIRPIDSTLQKILKTGYAHHIERLMIFANFMNLCQYNHDEVYQWFMEMFIDSYDWVMVPNVYGMSSFSDGGKMSTKPYISGSNYLKKMSDYPDGAWAEQWDALFWNFINDHKDFFAKNPRLGMMLRTLEKMPAEKRKRHLEMAKDFIERFSVKTKIK, translated from the coding sequence ATGGCTAAAACAGTAAAACATACCGCCCAATTGATTTTTCCGCATCAGCTTTTTGAGGATACGGATTATCTGGATAAAAGCGAACCTGTATTTTTGGTAGAAGAGTTTCTGTTTTTTAGACAATATTCTTTTCATAAACAGAAGATTGCATTTCACAGGGCAACAATGAAGTTTTATGAAAATGAATTGAAAAAATCAGGTTTTGACGTTGAATACATTGAAAGCCAGTCAGAATTTTCGGACGTGAGAAATTTACTTCTAAAACTTGAAAAAGAAGGTTTTAAAACAATAAAAACAACCGATGTTTGCGATAACTGGCTAGAGAAAAGGCTGAAAGAAACAAAATTAAAACTCAAAATTCTGGACAGCCTGCTTTTCATCAATACGAAAGAAGAACTTAAGGAATATTTTGAAGATAAAAAGTCTTATCATCAAACTGATTTCTACAAGCAGCAAAGAATTACCCGAAACATACTGATGAAAGCAGGAAAACCGCTTGGCGGAAAATGGACGTACGATACGGAAAACCGAAAAAAATATCCGAAAAATAAAAAAGCACCTGCAATTCACTTTCCAGAAAATAATCAATATTACGAGGAAGCAAAACAATATACCGAAAAATATTTTTCAAAAAATTACGGAACACTGACCGGCGAACAGCTCTACCCTACAACTTTTAAGGAAGCTGAAAAATGGCTGGAACAATTTTTGGAAAACCGTTTTCTGGAATTCGGAATTTATGAAGACAGTATTGTAGAAAGAGAACATTTTCTGCATCACAGCGTACTTTCTCCATTGATGAATGTAGGACTTTTAACATCTGAAAATGTTTTAAAAAAAGCAATCCTGTTTGCTAAAGAAAATGATATTCCGGTGAATTCTCTGGAAGGTTTCGTACGGCAGATTTTAGGTTGGCGGGAATTTGTGCGTGGCATTTACATCTATAAAGGCACCTATCAACGAAACAGAAATTACTGGAAACATAAGCAAAAGCTCCCGCAATCTTTTTATACCGCTCAAACAGGAATCCGACCGATCGACAGTACGCTTCAGAAAATTCTGAAAACCGGCTATGCGCATCACATTGAAAGACTGATGATTTTTGCGAATTTTATGAATCTTTGTCAATACAACCATGATGAAGTATATCAATGGTTTATGGAAATGTTCATCGATTCTTACGATTGGGTAATGGTTCCTAATGTATATGGAATGAGCAGTTTTTCGGATGGCGGAAAAATGAGTACAAAGCCCTACATCAGCGGAAGCAATTACCTCAAAAAAATGAGTGATTATCCGGATGGAGCATGGGCAGAACAATGGGATGCCTTATTCTGGAATTTTATTAATGACCATAAAGATTTCTTTGCAAAAAATCCAAGATTGGGAATGATGCTGAGAACGCTGGAGAAAATGCCAGCAGAAAAGAGAAAACGGCATTTAGAAATGGCAAAAGATTTTATTGAAAGATTTTCAGTTAAAACTAAAATAAAATGA
- a CDS encoding DUF2256 domain-containing protein, which yields MPSGLPSKICEVCGLPFNWRKKWKRNWDEVKYCSEKCRKNKKATSSDSSESV from the coding sequence ATGCCTTCAGGATTACCATCCAAAATCTGTGAAGTCTGCGGACTGCCTTTCAACTGGCGAAAAAAATGGAAGAGAAACTGGGACGAAGTAAAATATTGCAGTGAAAAATGCCGAAAAAATAAAAAAGCAACATCCTCTGATTCATCAGAATCTGTATGA
- a CDS encoding LytTR family transcriptional regulator DNA-binding domain-containing protein has translation MKSIMEKIESENFIRVHNSHIVSLQHLQSIGKNNLMVGNERIPVSEKYKTYLSKVIEKYK, from the coding sequence ATGAAATCCATCATGGAAAAAATTGAATCGGAGAATTTTATTCGTGTTCATAATTCACATATCGTATCACTGCAGCATCTTCAAAGTATCGGAAAAAATAATTTAATGGTCGGAAATGAGAGAATACCCGTTAGTGAAAAATATAAGACCTATTTGAGTAAAGTGATTGAAAAATATAAGTGA
- a CDS encoding MarR family winged helix-turn-helix transcriptional regulator, with product MNTDFFIDLLYQVKEFENSEAYKPQATVEDFRIWLNDKKYRKESPTKLFKNEQHQVSFTENEICKQVLLLGRYSKLLIRKGLNDFPELANEEFTYLYRLKDEPNLTKIQLIERNGHEKQTGTQIIKRLLEYGLVEEKNDSEDKRSKRLNITPKGEDYFHRSVEKVNMTSRILAGKLENNEKEELLELLRKLNDFHSHVYSEYKSLDIDKIFELSGS from the coding sequence ATGAATACTGACTTTTTCATTGATTTGCTGTATCAGGTCAAAGAATTTGAAAACTCCGAAGCTTATAAACCTCAAGCTACAGTTGAGGATTTCCGTATTTGGCTGAATGATAAAAAATACAGAAAAGAAAGTCCGACCAAGCTTTTTAAAAATGAACAGCATCAGGTTTCTTTTACTGAAAATGAAATCTGCAAACAGGTTTTGCTCTTGGGGCGTTATTCTAAACTGCTGATTAGAAAAGGACTGAATGATTTCCCTGAGCTCGCCAATGAAGAATTTACTTATCTCTACCGACTTAAAGATGAGCCGAATCTCACTAAAATCCAGTTAATTGAAAGAAACGGACATGAAAAACAGACGGGAACACAAATCATCAAACGTCTTCTGGAATATGGCTTGGTTGAAGAAAAAAATGACAGTGAGGATAAACGAAGCAAGCGTCTTAATATTACCCCAAAAGGCGAAGATTACTTCCACCGTTCTGTTGAAAAAGTAAATATGACATCAAGAATTCTTGCCGGAAAACTTGAAAATAATGAAAAAGAAGAACTTTTAGAGTTACTCAGGAAATTGAATGATTTTCATTCACATGTATATTCAGAATATAAAAGCTTAGATATTGACAAAATCTTTGAGCTATCTGGTTCTTAA
- a CDS encoding SDR family NAD(P)-dependent oxidoreductase has translation MKNIVIIGCGKGIGLATAKKLAEQNKIIGISRTENPELHHPNIEFHPMDILAGNLDEITFSEVVDGLVYAPGSINLKPFNRLSVDDFMNDFEINVLGAVKIIQKLLPNLKKSESASVVLFSSVAAKIGMPFHASIATSKNAVEGLTKSLAAEFCAQKIRVNAIAPSLTDTNLASQLLSTPDKREASAKRHPLQRVGSAEEIAEMAAFLVSGTSSWITGQIFGIDGGMGSVKL, from the coding sequence ATGAAAAATATTGTTATCATCGGTTGCGGGAAAGGTATCGGACTTGCAACAGCAAAAAAACTTGCAGAACAAAACAAAATTATTGGAATTTCGAGAACGGAAAATCCTGAACTGCATCATCCGAATATTGAATTTCACCCAATGGATATTCTTGCAGGAAATCTTGATGAAATTACTTTCTCGGAGGTTGTGGACGGATTGGTTTATGCACCGGGAAGCATTAATTTAAAGCCTTTCAACCGGCTTTCTGTGGACGATTTCATGAATGATTTTGAAATCAATGTTTTAGGGGCAGTTAAAATTATTCAGAAACTTTTACCCAATCTTAAAAAGTCTGAAAGCGCATCTGTCGTTCTTTTCAGTTCGGTAGCAGCCAAAATCGGAATGCCCTTTCATGCTTCAATTGCCACGAGTAAAAATGCTGTAGAAGGTCTTACAAAAAGCTTAGCGGCAGAATTCTGTGCTCAGAAAATAAGGGTGAATGCAATTGCGCCTTCTTTGACGGACACGAACCTGGCATCGCAGCTTTTATCAACACCTGATAAAAGAGAAGCTTCCGCCAAAAGACATCCTTTGCAGAGAGTGGGAAGTGCTGAAGAAATAGCGGAAATGGCAGCTTTCCTTGTTTCTGGTACATCTTCCTGGATCACCGGACAGATTTTTGGAATTGATGGCGGAATGGGAAGCGTGAAACTGTAA
- a CDS encoding TIGR03643 family protein — translation MNKNLNTQEIDRIIEMAWEDRTPFEAIHFQFGISESEVIELMRLELKASSFKLWRKRVNSGVSQKHLKKRSKEISRFKCSRQKIISNNRISKR, via the coding sequence ATGAACAAGAACCTAAACACACAGGAAATCGACAGAATTATCGAAATGGCCTGGGAAGACAGAACGCCATTTGAAGCAATACACTTTCAATTTGGAATCAGTGAATCGGAGGTGATTGAACTAATGCGTTTGGAACTGAAAGCATCAAGTTTTAAGCTTTGGAGAAAAAGAGTGAATTCCGGAGTGAGCCAAAAACATTTGAAGAAAAGAAGCAAGGAAATCAGCCGCTTTAAATGCAGCAGGCAAAAGATTATCAGCAACAATAGAATATCGAAAAGGTAA
- a CDS encoding FAD-binding domain-containing protein has product MKQDWRMAAAYFEEMLIDYDVHNNYGYWMYIAGFVHNHHNRVFNPKNRQECMPRSRIRSLWLKQ; this is encoded by the coding sequence ATGAAACAGGATTGGAGAATGGCAGCGGCTTATTTTGAAGAAATGCTTATTGATTATGATGTTCACAACAATTACGGATACTGGATGTATATTGCCGGATTCGTACATAATCATCATAACCGTGTTTTCAATCCTAAAAACAGGCAGGAATGTATGCCCCGATCAAGAATTAGAAGTTTATGGCTAAAACAGTAA
- a CDS encoding GLPGLI family protein, with the protein MNKYRFLLLLFLVYSALHSQQQGYSFGYRLEYMPDSTDVMNTKVEDFTLFIDKGKSYFVSDNYLKRDSILNAAAKTQGFNFAKAPNTRFKSVIIKENDKINFYDNILKYYFAYTENVKFKWNIEPEKQKIGEYNVQKAFTEYGGRKWTAWFTQDIPVHEGPYKFRGLPGLIIKIEDSGSNYRYELISVKKKNLPSNVIFSEKYLNQHKILSKEEYRSALKNINDNIINEASSSGITIAPESVEQAKKDISKRNNPIELTLN; encoded by the coding sequence ATGAATAAATATAGATTTTTATTGCTATTATTTTTAGTTTATTCTGCGTTGCATTCTCAGCAACAAGGTTATTCATTTGGATATAGATTAGAGTATATGCCGGATTCTACTGATGTAATGAATACAAAAGTAGAAGATTTTACATTGTTTATTGACAAAGGAAAGTCTTATTTTGTTTCAGATAATTATTTGAAGAGAGATTCAATATTAAATGCTGCAGCCAAGACACAAGGCTTCAACTTTGCAAAAGCACCAAATACACGTTTCAAGTCAGTTATAATTAAGGAAAATGATAAAATTAATTTTTACGATAATATCTTAAAATATTACTTCGCATATACTGAAAACGTGAAATTTAAATGGAATATTGAGCCAGAAAAACAGAAAATAGGTGAGTATAACGTCCAAAAAGCTTTTACTGAATATGGAGGAAGAAAATGGACAGCATGGTTCACACAGGATATTCCCGTTCATGAAGGACCTTATAAATTCAGAGGATTACCCGGTCTTATCATTAAGATTGAAGATTCTGGCAGTAATTATCGATATGAATTAATAAGTGTAAAGAAGAAAAATCTACCAAGTAATGTTATTTTTTCTGAAAAATATTTAAATCAGCATAAAATACTTTCAAAAGAAGAATATCGATCTGCATTAAAAAATATTAATGATAACATCATTAATGAGGCCTCTTCAAGTGGTATTACTATAGCCCCAGAAAGTGTAGAACAAGCTAAAAAGGACATAAGTAAGCGAAATAATCCAATAGAATTAACTCTCAATTGA